In Oceaniferula marina, the following proteins share a genomic window:
- a CDS encoding DUF4202 domain-containing protein gives MNEQQRIRLAFERFDAANAEDPNLIEVDGQAAPKELVFSRRLTDWVMALQPDASEALQLASRCQHLCRWQVPRSSQPMGRAGYLKWRAGLKQFHAEKSGEILEALGFDQQTIARVQELNLKKNLKKDAECQTIEDALCLVFLQYQFDDLIADTESEKMIRIVKKTWAKMSEQGQQAAMKLDYSPLAMQMLEQSVLPS, from the coding sequence ATGAACGAGCAACAACGAATTCGGCTTGCCTTTGAGCGGTTTGATGCGGCGAATGCTGAGGATCCAAATTTGATCGAGGTGGATGGCCAAGCTGCTCCGAAGGAGTTGGTTTTCTCCCGGCGTCTGACCGACTGGGTGATGGCTCTGCAGCCGGATGCTTCGGAAGCCTTGCAGTTGGCATCGCGATGCCAGCATCTGTGCCGGTGGCAGGTTCCCCGAAGCTCCCAGCCGATGGGGCGTGCCGGGTACTTGAAATGGCGTGCCGGGCTGAAGCAATTTCACGCAGAAAAATCTGGAGAAATTCTTGAAGCTCTTGGTTTTGACCAGCAAACGATTGCCCGGGTTCAGGAACTAAACTTAAAAAAGAACCTGAAGAAGGATGCTGAGTGTCAAACAATTGAGGACGCCCTCTGTCTTGTGTTTTTACAGTATCAGTTTGATGATTTGATTGCTGATACGGAGTCGGAGAAGATGATCCGTATCGTAAAAAAAACGTGGGCGAAGATGAGTGAGCAGGGGCAGCAGGCCGCGATGAAACTCGATTACTCCCCGCTTGCGATGCAGATGCTGGAACAAAGTGTGCTGCCGTCTTAG
- a CDS encoding TrkA C-terminal domain-containing protein produces MGSLFALLAIIFISLLIVRIGTNALMMTGMSLTASQFQAASAFFGVGFTTSEAEMVVRHAVRRKIVLNLIIAGNIGITSALATLIITLFRGSTEDTQNLLVVFILLFVSAAAIYFLINTPFIKKPLDVLMRYWLERAGVVRALDYELLLNVQQGYSVSDFKIHAGHPFADKALHQSRPSDRGIAILGVTKPDGSFVGTPNKDEVLEPGDIVMVYGSEEAIEAMATPTP; encoded by the coding sequence ATGGGTTCGCTGTTTGCACTGCTCGCCATCATCTTTATCTCGCTGCTAATCGTCCGGATCGGCACCAATGCGCTGATGATGACCGGCATGTCCCTGACCGCTTCCCAGTTTCAGGCAGCCTCCGCCTTTTTTGGGGTGGGCTTTACCACCAGCGAAGCAGAAATGGTGGTCCGTCACGCCGTCCGACGCAAGATTGTGCTCAACCTGATCATCGCTGGCAATATCGGGATCACCTCCGCACTCGCCACTTTGATCATCACCCTGTTCCGAGGAAGCACCGAAGACACCCAAAACCTACTCGTCGTTTTTATCCTGCTCTTTGTCAGTGCTGCCGCCATTTATTTCCTAATCAACACCCCCTTCATCAAAAAACCGCTCGATGTCCTCATGCGCTACTGGCTGGAACGTGCCGGTGTGGTCCGGGCACTCGACTACGAACTGCTACTCAACGTCCAGCAAGGGTATTCGGTATCCGATTTTAAAATCCATGCCGGTCACCCCTTTGCCGACAAAGCACTTCACCAATCGCGCCCCAGCGACCGGGGGATTGCCATTCTCGGGGTCACCAAACCGGATGGCAGCTTCGTTGGCACCCCAAACAAAGACGAAGTGCTCGAACCTGGCGACATCGTCATGGTCTATGGCAGCGAAGAAGCCATCGAAGCCATGGCCACCCCCACTCCATAA
- a CDS encoding C40 family peptidase: MSKYYRLIVFCLIGVLLSCGLTSSCSSQLKAKDRHLVHRFEYGKTAYIGPDGLAQAPPHAPKQVKWMVEAANSLVGKPYVYGGGHRQFQDHGYDCSGAVSYVLRAGGKLERPLVSQGFFEYGKKGYGDWVTIYVRDGHVFMTIAGLRFDTGGTWNSTGPRWKPERRGLKGYYVRHPRGL; the protein is encoded by the coding sequence ATGTCTAAGTATTACAGGCTCATTGTGTTTTGTCTGATTGGCGTATTACTTAGTTGTGGCCTGACGAGTTCTTGTTCTTCGCAGTTGAAGGCGAAGGATAGGCATTTGGTGCATCGCTTTGAATACGGTAAAACGGCGTATATTGGACCGGATGGTTTGGCTCAGGCGCCACCGCATGCCCCGAAACAGGTGAAGTGGATGGTGGAGGCTGCCAACTCACTGGTGGGTAAACCCTACGTCTATGGTGGTGGGCACCGTCAGTTTCAGGATCATGGCTACGACTGTTCCGGGGCGGTGTCCTATGTTTTGCGTGCCGGTGGTAAACTGGAGAGACCCTTGGTCTCGCAGGGGTTTTTTGAGTATGGAAAAAAGGGGTATGGCGACTGGGTGACCATTTATGTTCGGGACGGTCATGTATTTATGACGATTGCCGGCTTGCGGTTTGACACCGGAGGCACTTGGAATTCGACCGGGCCGCGTTGGAAACCGGAGCGTCGCGGCTTAAAGGGGTATTACGTAAGGCACCCGAGGGGTTTGTAG
- a CDS encoding MGMT family protein: MAGDADRVTDFQRRVYAALERIPLGKVTTYRELARELGCGSAQAIGQALKRNPYAPDVPCHRVIRTDLSIGGYSGQTEGAKIEKKIRLLGEEGVPFDDSGRLVDPSCLFFYA; this comes from the coding sequence ATGGCTGGTGATGCTGACAGGGTGACCGATTTCCAACGGAGAGTGTATGCGGCTTTGGAGAGGATTCCGCTGGGTAAGGTGACGACCTACCGGGAGTTGGCCCGGGAGTTGGGATGTGGCTCGGCTCAAGCGATTGGCCAGGCGTTGAAACGCAACCCTTACGCACCGGATGTTCCTTGCCACCGGGTGATTCGAACGGATCTGAGTATCGGTGGCTACTCCGGCCAGACCGAGGGGGCCAAAATCGAGAAAAAAATCCGTCTGCTTGGTGAGGAGGGGGTTCCCTTTGACGATTCCGGTCGACTGGTCGATCCGAGCTGCTTGTTTTTTTACGCTTGA
- the cyoE gene encoding heme o synthase produces MARKRTSNKAPTLRSDLAVLTKLNLNTFVLITTLFGYLLGSRWFYGVWLHDGWLLAHTLIGTGCTAFGSAAFNQLMEIEEDARMERTADRPLPSRRMIPVNAFGIGWGLSAFGIIHLAIKVNAAAAYLAAIALGVYVFIYTPLKRRSSINTLIGAIPGAIPPMIGWAAIAPSHPIHPGSWMDGQSWYLFAFLFLWQMPHFVAISWLCREEYEDAGYAMWSNGDASGKKTAIIATGFTLLLIGLAPLAQALGYANVIWSFGGAAAGLVMLWLCWVFKSDADKPSARKLFFYTLLYLPLSLGLLAIGWNVR; encoded by the coding sequence ATGGCCCGCAAACGCACATCCAACAAAGCGCCCACCCTGCGCAGTGACCTCGCTGTTCTCACCAAGCTGAACTTAAACACCTTTGTCCTGATCACCACGCTGTTTGGTTATCTGCTAGGTTCACGCTGGTTCTACGGCGTCTGGCTCCACGATGGCTGGCTGCTGGCCCACACCCTGATTGGCACCGGCTGTACCGCCTTTGGATCCGCTGCATTCAACCAACTGATGGAGATCGAGGAAGACGCACGGATGGAGCGGACCGCCGACCGCCCACTGCCGTCCCGCCGCATGATTCCGGTTAACGCCTTCGGTATTGGTTGGGGCTTGTCCGCCTTCGGTATTATCCATCTGGCAATCAAGGTGAATGCCGCCGCAGCGTATCTGGCCGCCATCGCCCTCGGGGTTTATGTCTTTATCTACACCCCCTTGAAACGCCGCAGCTCGATCAACACCCTGATCGGGGCCATCCCAGGGGCAATTCCGCCGATGATCGGTTGGGCAGCCATCGCTCCGAGCCACCCGATCCACCCCGGATCCTGGATGGATGGCCAGAGCTGGTACCTCTTTGCCTTCCTCTTCCTCTGGCAAATGCCTCACTTTGTGGCCATCAGCTGGCTCTGCCGGGAAGAATATGAAGACGCTGGCTACGCCATGTGGAGCAATGGTGACGCTTCCGGCAAAAAAACCGCCATCATCGCCACCGGTTTTACCCTGCTACTCATCGGGCTGGCTCCTCTGGCCCAAGCTCTCGGCTATGCCAACGTCATCTGGAGTTTTGGCGGAGCCGCCGCAGGTTTGGTCATGCTCTGGCTCTGCTGGGTGTTTAAATCCGACGCGGATAAACCATCGGCACGAAAACTCTTTTTCTACACCCTGCTCTACCTGCCGCTGTCACTCGGATTACTTGCTATCGGCTGGAACGTGCGCTAA
- a CDS encoding thioredoxin-like domain-containing protein: MIRLLLSALMLTAPILQAGLESLPIIRLQDGKVTPTALHSETRYLALYFSASWCGPCRASTPALVKEYERMQQRGDRKVEILLVGDDRSEQAMLDYMQHYKMPWPAVTWQARQQVERYAEGGIPQLTLVELSTGKVVARGSGSSGDGSIESVVARIRELHGDTSGEAFRTESILGRYRLLIAVVASVLVILLITRMRKKHIPH; this comes from the coding sequence ATGATCCGACTTCTTCTAAGCGCCCTGATGCTTACCGCCCCAATCCTTCAAGCCGGGCTGGAATCCCTGCCGATCATCCGGCTTCAGGACGGTAAAGTCACCCCCACAGCATTACACTCAGAAACCCGCTACCTCGCACTGTATTTCTCCGCATCCTGGTGCGGCCCCTGCCGCGCCAGCACCCCGGCACTGGTCAAGGAATACGAGCGCATGCAGCAACGGGGCGACCGTAAGGTCGAGATCCTGCTCGTCGGCGATGATCGCTCCGAGCAAGCGATGCTCGACTACATGCAACACTACAAGATGCCCTGGCCGGCCGTCACCTGGCAGGCACGCCAGCAAGTGGAACGCTATGCCGAAGGAGGCATCCCCCAATTGACCTTGGTTGAATTAAGCACCGGCAAGGTCGTGGCCCGCGGATCGGGATCGAGCGGCGATGGCAGCATCGAATCCGTTGTTGCACGCATCCGCGAACTCCACGGCGACACCTCAGGCGAAGCCTTCCGGACCGAAAGTATCCTCGGTCGGTACCGCTTACTCATCGCCGTCGTGGCATCCGTCTTGGTGATTTTACTGATCACCAGGATGAGAAAAAAACACATACCGCACTGA
- a CDS encoding SCO family protein, with the protein MTDKGKITLIYLSVAAASALILATTFYLRNQQVKPSLQLPPSEPGIVLSKDLTLTNQDGKEVKLSDLKGKVWAFAQFYATCPMCAKRNSQGLKQVYETFKGEPGFQLVCITVNPEEDSPEKMKTYAESLGADTSNWWFLTGDPAALKSYMVDEMKYDPIQRREDPDEAATKGELAHNMSIAVYDRNMGMVGRRDLYSARQQGDAVYQETEKVLHDMIRKELDKK; encoded by the coding sequence ATGACAGACAAAGGAAAAATCACCCTGATCTACCTCAGTGTAGCTGCGGCCTCCGCCCTCATTCTGGCCACCACTTTTTACCTGCGAAATCAGCAGGTGAAACCCTCACTGCAACTCCCCCCGAGTGAACCCGGCATTGTTCTCAGCAAGGACCTCACGCTCACCAATCAAGATGGCAAGGAAGTCAAACTTTCCGATCTCAAAGGCAAGGTTTGGGCCTTTGCCCAGTTCTATGCCACCTGCCCGATGTGCGCCAAACGCAACTCCCAGGGGCTGAAGCAAGTCTACGAGACCTTCAAAGGCGAGCCCGGGTTCCAACTTGTCTGCATCACCGTCAACCCCGAGGAAGACAGCCCGGAGAAAATGAAAACCTACGCAGAAAGCCTGGGCGCGGATACCTCGAACTGGTGGTTCCTCACCGGTGACCCCGCGGCACTGAAATCCTACATGGTCGATGAAATGAAATACGACCCGATCCAACGACGCGAAGACCCGGATGAAGCCGCCACCAAGGGAGAACTCGCCCACAACATGTCCATCGCCGTCTACGACCGCAACATGGGAATGGTCGGCCGCCGCGACCTCTACAGCGCCCGCCAACAGGGTGATGCCGTTTACCAGGAAACCGAAAAAGTCCTACACGATATGATCCGCAAAGAGCTCGATAAAAAGTAG
- the miaB gene encoding tRNA (N6-isopentenyl adenosine(37)-C2)-methylthiotransferase MiaB, translated as MPKVFIKTYGCQMNERDSEQVARMFVEGGYTVTDEERDADAILVNTCSVRDQAEQKALGKMGMMGKHRQRKPHVVYGYMGCMAQSRGPELFKNIPHLDVVVGTQKYHKVFEYVDGILSRRMEQRMDDPSLSLSGESVCDIDEEADSQNTIRDHVSQEDQSTAFVSIMQGCNMRCSFCIVPDTRGRERGRPIADIVTECEELVAKGVKEITLLGQIVNLYGRTEFPKVDGKSPFVQLLEAVHAVEGLERIRFTSPHPIGYRKDLVEAFTYLPKLCSHIHFPMQSGSDDILRQMRRPYKNAKFIEICENMKAARPDLAITTDIIVGFPGETEEDFQKTVETVKQLDFDNAFVFRYSKRRNTPAAEMEDQISEQVKEERNQELLRVCNELALRKNKALVGTRQQVLCLGPSKTNKERLMGRTTQNKIVIFEGDAKRMTGEIFDVLIEETTGFSLYGTAVMD; from the coding sequence ATGCCGAAGGTATTTATCAAAACATACGGATGTCAGATGAACGAACGTGATTCCGAGCAGGTTGCCCGGATGTTTGTTGAAGGAGGCTACACGGTCACCGATGAGGAGCGGGACGCAGATGCGATTCTGGTGAATACTTGTAGTGTCCGGGATCAGGCGGAGCAAAAGGCGCTCGGTAAGATGGGGATGATGGGGAAACACCGACAACGAAAGCCGCATGTGGTGTATGGATACATGGGTTGCATGGCCCAGAGCCGTGGCCCCGAATTATTTAAAAACATCCCTCACCTGGATGTGGTGGTGGGAACCCAGAAGTATCACAAGGTGTTCGAATATGTGGACGGCATCTTGAGCCGCCGGATGGAGCAACGTATGGATGACCCCTCGCTTTCACTTTCCGGTGAAAGTGTCTGTGATATTGATGAAGAGGCGGACAGCCAGAACACGATCCGTGACCATGTCAGTCAGGAGGATCAGAGCACGGCCTTTGTTTCGATTATGCAGGGCTGCAATATGCGTTGTTCCTTTTGTATTGTGCCAGACACCCGGGGCCGGGAGCGTGGCCGCCCGATTGCCGATATTGTTACCGAGTGTGAAGAATTGGTGGCCAAGGGGGTGAAGGAAATCACCTTGCTGGGCCAGATTGTGAATTTATATGGTCGGACCGAGTTTCCGAAGGTTGATGGTAAGTCTCCTTTTGTGCAGCTGCTTGAAGCAGTGCATGCAGTTGAGGGCTTGGAGAGGATTCGTTTTACCTCGCCGCACCCGATTGGCTATCGCAAGGATCTGGTGGAGGCCTTTACCTATTTACCGAAGCTTTGCAGCCATATTCATTTCCCAATGCAGAGCGGCAGCGACGATATTTTACGTCAGATGCGCCGTCCGTATAAAAATGCGAAGTTTATTGAGATCTGTGAGAACATGAAGGCGGCAAGGCCGGATCTTGCGATCACCACCGATATCATTGTCGGCTTCCCCGGGGAGACCGAAGAGGATTTCCAAAAGACCGTGGAAACGGTCAAACAGCTCGATTTCGACAATGCTTTTGTGTTCCGTTACTCGAAGCGGCGCAACACACCGGCTGCTGAAATGGAGGACCAAATCTCCGAGCAGGTGAAGGAAGAACGCAACCAGGAGTTGTTGAGAGTTTGTAATGAATTGGCGCTGCGTAAGAACAAAGCCCTGGTTGGGACACGCCAGCAGGTCCTTTGTCTGGGACCGTCGAAAACGAACAAAGAACGGTTGATGGGGCGGACCACTCAGAACAAGATTGTGATTTTCGAAGGCGACGCGAAACGTATGACCGGCGAGATTTTTGATGTGTTGATTGAGGAGACCACCGGGTTTTCGCTTTACGGCACAGCGGTCATGGATTGA
- a CDS encoding DUF420 domain-containing protein has product MQDYLSQEPNPRQLKILTRASWTVSILIFVVISAMGRYKFKVDVDFSFLPALHAILNSLVAICLVLAVLAIKKKNIAGHKRFIGAAVLFSTLFLVSYVTYHSTHGEVRHGGEGAVKTLYLIILASHILLAAVSLPFILITLSLGVSHHFERHRKMARWVFPLWLYVAITGPVCYLMLRPYY; this is encoded by the coding sequence ATGCAAGATTACCTCTCACAAGAGCCCAATCCCAGACAGCTCAAAATCCTGACCCGAGCTTCGTGGACTGTGAGCATTCTCATCTTTGTGGTCATTTCCGCCATGGGGCGATACAAGTTCAAGGTCGATGTCGATTTCTCGTTTCTCCCGGCACTACACGCCATTCTGAACTCGCTGGTTGCGATCTGTCTAGTGCTCGCCGTCCTTGCTATCAAAAAGAAAAACATCGCCGGGCACAAACGTTTCATCGGTGCTGCTGTTCTATTTTCCACCCTCTTTCTCGTCAGTTATGTAACCTATCACAGCACCCACGGTGAGGTCCGCCACGGGGGAGAAGGGGCCGTTAAAACCCTTTATCTGATCATTCTGGCCAGCCACATCCTGCTGGCGGCGGTCAGCCTGCCGTTCATCCTGATCACCCTGTCACTGGGTGTAAGCCACCACTTTGAACGCCATCGAAAAATGGCCCGCTGGGTCTTCCCCCTTTGGCTCTATGTCGCCATTACCGGCCCGGTTTGTTATCTGATGCTGAGGCCATACTATTAA
- a CDS encoding pseudouridine synthase — MRLDRFLSQNTPHGRRGIRPLLSACRVSVDGHITRDPDHQITSFSQVTLDGKTLQAGTEAVYLMLHKPAGFLSATSDPVHPTVMELLHPRDHPEQLHIAGRLDRASTGLLILTNDGRWSRDLTNPSDEHHQGIGKTYLVDTAEPITEETKIRFEQGIYFAYEDLTTGPADLQIISPTRCELTIYEGRYHQIKRMFHAVGNRVTALHRTSIGPIHLDPALDPGESRRLHREETDWLIVRTS, encoded by the coding sequence ATGCGCCTCGACCGCTTTCTCAGCCAGAACACCCCACACGGCCGCCGTGGCATCCGCCCACTGCTGTCTGCCTGCCGGGTGAGCGTCGACGGTCACATCACCCGCGATCCGGATCACCAGATCACCTCATTCTCACAGGTGACGCTGGACGGAAAAACTCTGCAAGCTGGCACGGAAGCGGTCTACCTGATGCTACACAAACCAGCAGGATTTCTCAGTGCCACCAGCGATCCCGTCCACCCAACCGTCATGGAATTGCTTCACCCCCGCGACCACCCGGAACAATTACATATTGCCGGAAGGCTCGACCGCGCCAGCACCGGACTCCTCATCCTCACCAACGACGGTCGTTGGTCACGAGACCTAACAAACCCATCCGACGAACACCACCAAGGTATCGGAAAAACCTATCTGGTTGACACGGCCGAACCCATCACCGAGGAAACCAAAATACGTTTCGAACAAGGAATCTACTTTGCCTATGAAGACCTAACCACCGGCCCGGCAGACCTGCAGATCATCAGCCCGACACGATGTGAACTCACCATCTACGAAGGACGCTACCACCAGATCAAGCGCATGTTCCATGCCGTCGGCAACCGGGTGACCGCACTCCACCGCACCAGCATCGGCCCGATCCACCTCGACCCCGCCCTCGACCCCGGCGAGTCACGCCGACTTCATCGAGAGGAAACCGACTGGTTAATTGTTAGAACTTCGTAG
- a CDS encoding helix-turn-helix domain-containing protein, with protein MNTEENKTTRKNVAILLEKDYERPFRLIHGLLSHPGVQERCAFRNFTLFEARHEDIFSEDWKPDGMIVCYDEKKELWLKDLDIPVVNLIGSDDGHHPSVGTDYRLSSKAAVEHFDTLNYKNLLFVETMGIDPALRMDQYLGPMCEERHIKFSVTTMPDALTTKDIGQLGEICPDLDKAIEETLKNDSTLGIYTRHDLRGRLIVDYLTRKGIDIPGTVGVLGCFDCVDAKLCDPPLSSVMLRDMEIGARGIAKLERLMAGEAAEPKHEKIPPRGVRVRGSTLGQSKGEMEILRARSIIRDRAKDGITVDMLVDELNISRSTFEKYFIALTGHSPAQEIRQVRTDWARELLLTTDLPMTQLAPLIGFKDRRAFIVFFKREAGMTPAAFRKMNKR; from the coding sequence ATGAATACGGAAGAAAACAAAACAACACGTAAAAATGTCGCGATCCTTCTGGAAAAGGACTACGAGCGCCCGTTCCGCCTGATCCACGGTCTGCTCTCACACCCGGGAGTTCAGGAACGCTGTGCCTTCCGTAACTTTACCCTCTTCGAGGCCCGCCACGAAGATATCTTCTCCGAAGATTGGAAACCGGACGGGATGATTGTCTGTTACGACGAAAAGAAAGAGCTCTGGCTCAAGGACCTCGATATCCCGGTCGTCAACCTGATCGGCTCCGACGATGGACACCACCCGTCGGTGGGCACGGACTATCGCCTGTCGTCAAAAGCGGCCGTCGAGCACTTCGATACCCTCAATTATAAAAACCTCCTCTTTGTTGAAACCATGGGGATCGATCCGGCTCTACGCATGGACCAGTATCTCGGCCCCATGTGCGAAGAACGCCATATCAAGTTCAGCGTCACCACGATGCCGGACGCTCTGACGACCAAGGACATCGGTCAACTGGGAGAAATTTGCCCGGACCTCGACAAAGCCATCGAAGAAACCCTGAAGAATGATTCCACCCTCGGCATCTACACCCGCCACGATCTCCGCGGGCGCCTGATCGTCGATTACCTGACCCGCAAAGGAATCGATATCCCAGGCACCGTCGGCGTGTTAGGCTGCTTCGATTGCGTCGATGCCAAGCTCTGTGACCCTCCGCTATCAAGCGTCATGCTGAGAGACATGGAAATCGGTGCCCGTGGTATCGCCAAACTGGAAAGACTCATGGCTGGCGAAGCCGCCGAGCCCAAACATGAAAAAATTCCACCGCGAGGCGTCCGTGTCCGCGGGTCCACTCTCGGCCAGTCCAAAGGGGAAATGGAAATCCTGCGCGCACGTAGCATCATCCGTGACCGGGCCAAAGACGGGATCACCGTCGATATGCTCGTTGATGAGCTCAACATTTCTCGCAGCACCTTTGAAAAATACTTCATCGCCCTGACCGGCCATTCCCCGGCGCAGGAAATCCGTCAGGTCCGCACCGACTGGGCTCGTGAGCTGCTGCTCACCACTGACCTGCCAATGACCCAACTGGCCCCACTGATTGGATTCAAAGACCGGCGGGCCTTTATTGTTTTCTTCAAACGCGAAGCCGGCATGACACCTGCGGCTTTCCGCAAGATGAACAAACGCTAA
- a CDS encoding entericidin A/B family lipoprotein, protein MKKSTSILLALLGLSALALSSCNTIAGAGQDIQKAGNAISNSASR, encoded by the coding sequence ATGAAAAAATCGACCTCGATCCTCCTTGCCCTGCTCGGGCTTTCCGCCCTTGCCCTCTCATCCTGCAACACCATTGCCGGAGCCGGACAAGATATTCAAAAGGCAGGCAACGCCATTTCCAACAGCGCTTCGCGCTAA
- a CDS encoding formylglycine-generating enzyme family protein gives MEHSISAYARPLSCMASIAVLSLIPAVANAAGDKSTKALTDAERLEVSKKVYELIAKTEAESKPELKAYTAVVPKAKKAELEMLPVQGGEFTLGSPSSEKGRKSAEGPQVKVKIEPFWMSKVEIPWKLYTPFYQNGKARNSDGSLISPKKKDDLATIVCQPTPQYHDMFLNNSFVNDPDHPAMDMTQHAASKFCQWLSAQTGHYYRLPTEAEWEYACRAGTTTTWSFGDDESQLGDYAWFEGNSNFTYQAVGQKKPNPWGFHDMHGNVSEWVLDQYSSKFYKSIKADEVGPWNKPKTRYPRVVRGGSWDSPAAGTRSAARDKSSKKWKTLDPQVPKSVWYHTGAQHVGFRIVRPVKTPSAEEMHQAWNSDWWSTERNTEDL, from the coding sequence ATGGAACATTCAATCTCCGCGTATGCTCGCCCACTTTCGTGCATGGCTTCCATTGCCGTGCTTTCCCTGATTCCTGCTGTTGCCAATGCGGCCGGCGACAAAAGTACCAAGGCACTGACGGACGCCGAACGTCTCGAAGTCAGCAAAAAAGTGTATGAGCTGATTGCCAAAACCGAGGCCGAATCGAAACCCGAACTCAAGGCCTACACCGCAGTGGTTCCCAAGGCCAAAAAAGCCGAGCTCGAAATGCTGCCGGTGCAAGGCGGGGAGTTTACTCTGGGTTCTCCGTCATCGGAAAAAGGGCGCAAGTCGGCCGAGGGACCTCAGGTGAAGGTGAAGATCGAGCCGTTCTGGATGTCCAAGGTCGAAATTCCATGGAAGCTTTACACGCCGTTTTATCAGAATGGCAAAGCCCGGAACTCTGATGGTTCTCTGATTTCTCCCAAGAAGAAGGATGATCTGGCGACCATCGTGTGCCAGCCGACGCCCCAGTATCACGACATGTTCCTCAACAACAGCTTTGTCAACGATCCAGATCATCCGGCGATGGACATGACTCAGCACGCTGCGAGTAAATTCTGTCAATGGCTCAGTGCCCAGACCGGTCATTACTATCGACTGCCGACCGAGGCAGAGTGGGAGTATGCCTGCCGTGCTGGCACCACAACGACTTGGTCCTTCGGGGATGATGAGTCCCAGCTTGGTGACTACGCCTGGTTTGAAGGAAACTCGAACTTCACCTATCAGGCGGTGGGTCAGAAAAAGCCAAACCCCTGGGGGTTCCATGATATGCACGGCAATGTTTCCGAGTGGGTGCTCGACCAGTATAGCTCGAAGTTTTACAAGTCGATCAAAGCGGACGAAGTAGGTCCCTGGAACAAACCCAAGACCCGCTACCCGCGTGTTGTCCGTGGTGGTAGCTGGGACAGCCCGGCTGCTGGAACCCGCAGTGCGGCCCGTGACAAGTCCAGTAAGAAGTGGAAAACTCTCGACCCCCAGGTGCCGAAAAGCGTCTGGTATCACACCGGAGCCCAGCATGTTGGCTTCCGTATTGTTCGTCCTGTCAAAACTCCGAGCGCCGAGGAGATGCATCAGGCTTGGAACTCGGATTGGTGGTCCACAGAGCGCAACACCGAGGATTTGTAA